A single genomic interval of Pectinophora gossypiella chromosome 22, ilPecGoss1.1, whole genome shotgun sequence harbors:
- the LOC126377006 gene encoding uncharacterized protein LOC126377006 isoform X2 encodes MAEEKEKEKLSTLVAKRGYIKGTLTRIHKFVTDSHELSVVSSKSQLEAKLNHLVNTFTQYENLNCQISVLNQNDIEDFGKVEEIFYFSKAMLLDEIEKRNKNDSSSTPPPSTSSVNDRKLKLPAINIEIFDGKSCAKYVTFINLFNSLIDSDLKLDNIQKLHYLRTYLKDEAFNIISELPLTQTSYLEALKLLKERYYNRHKIINEHVSLLLDLPTLGRGSNVRDFVSQIKQTLAALKNLNINVESWDPILTIILLRKLDGFTSRAFQLEREIGKEPTVAELLAFLEKRALAAENSPATASNWKPASRLAVNIAVQGSSCKKCAPAIYSDDEHTAAEPALVPAIEAAVVSAAEPAIVPAAAEPIAAA; translated from the exons ATGGCAGAGGAGAAGGAGAAAGAGAAATTAAGCACACTTGTTGCCAAACGTGGATACATAAAAGGTACGCTTACACGAATTCATAAATTTGTTACTGATTCCCATGAATTGTCTGTTGTATCTTCGAAATCACAATTAGAAGCCAAACTAAATCATTTAGTAAACACATTTACTCAGTACGAAAACCTCAATTGCCAAATTTCAGTTCTCAACCAAAATGATATCGAGGATTTTGGAAAAGTCGaggaaatattttacttttccaaGGCCATGTTACTTGACGAAATTGAAAAACGCAACAAGAACGACTCCTCTTCTACTCCTCCGCCAAGTACATCCAGCGTAAACGACAGGAAACTCAAACTTCCTGCAATAAACATAGAAATATTTGATGGTAAGTCCTGTGCAAAATATGTAACATTCATAAACCTATTTAACTCGTTAATTGATAGTGATCTTAAGCTAGATAACATACAGAAGCTTCATTATCTCCGAACATATTTAAAAGACGAAGCATTTAACATCATAAGTGAACTACCGTTGACGCAAACCAGTTACTTGGAAGCCctcaaattattaaaagaacgCTATTATAACAGGCACAAAATTATCAATGAACATGTgtcattattattagatttgccCACGTTAGGGAGGGGTAGCAATGTTAGAGATTTTGTATCACAAATTAAACAGACGCTCGCAGCtttgaaaaacttaaacattaACGTTGAGTCATGGGATCCTATcctaactattattttattacgcaAATTAGATGGATTCACATCCCGCGCCTTCCAACTCGAAAGGGAGATTGGGAAGGAGCCAACAGTTGCCGAATTGTTAGCATTCCTCGAGAAACGAGCTCTAGCTGCAGAAAATTCTCCGGCAACTGCAAGCAATTGGAAGCCTGCTTCAAGACTGGCAGTCAACATAGCAGTCCAGGGATCATCCTGCAAGAAAT GTGCTCCTGCCATCTACTCCGACGACGAGCACACAGCCGCCGAGCCAGCCCTCGTACCAGCCATCGAGGCAGCCGTTGTGTCAGCCGCTGAACCAGCCATCGTGCCAGCCGCCGCCGAGCCAATCGCAGCAGCATGA